In Populus nigra chromosome 1, ddPopNigr1.1, whole genome shotgun sequence, one genomic interval encodes:
- the LOC133677755 gene encoding transcription factor GLABRA 3-like: MATKLQNQERLPGNLKKQLALALRSIQWSYAIFWSISARQPGVLEWGDGYYNGDIKTRKTIQSIELDEDELGLQRSEQLRELYESLSVGEASPQARRPSAALSPEDLTDTEWYYLVCMSFIFDIGQGLPGTTLANGHPTWLCNAHSADSKVFSRSLLAKSASIQTVVCFPFMRGVIELGVTEQVLEDPSLINHIKTSFLEIPYAVAAKNSSARSDKELACATFNRETLDTKPIPVIGCGELDITSPNRNSNDQPAADLIMVEGLNGGASQMQSLQFMDDDHSVHHSLNSSDCVSQTIVDPVKVVPILKNVKVNNQNLLDVQDCNHTKLTSLDLQSEDFHYQSVLSCLLKTSNPLILGPDVQNCHQESSFVSWKKAGSVHTHKLKSGTRQKVLKKILLEVPRMHVDGLLDSPEYNSNKVVVGRPEADENGANHALSERKQREKLNKRFMILKSIVPSISKVDKVSILDETIEYLQELERKVEELGSNRELLEVLTKRKPQDTVERTSDNYGSNKIGNGKHSLTNKRKAPDIDEMEPDINHNVSKDGSAESITVSVNKEDVLIEIKCRWREGILLEIMDVASHLHLDSHSVQSSTMDGFLSLTIKSKHKGLNAASIGTIKQALRRVAGKC; this comes from the exons ATGGCTACTAAGCTCCAAAACCAAGAGAGACTACCAGGGAACCTCAAGAAACAGCTTGCTCTTGCTCTCAGGAGCATTCAGTGGAGCTACGCAATCTTCTGGTCCATTTCAGCAAGACAACCAGG AGTGTTGGAGTGGGGTGATGGGTACTACAACGGAGATATTAAAACAAGGAAGACAATTCAATCCATAGAACTTGATGAAGATGAATTGGGTTTACAGAGAAGTGAGCAGTTAAGAGAACTCTACGAGTCACTTTCAGTTGGTGAAGCCAGTCCACAAGCTAGAAGACCTTCAGCTGCATTATCTCCAGAAGATCTCACTGATACAGAGTGGTATTATTTGGTTTGCATGTCCTTCATATTCGACATTGGCCAAGG CTTGCCAGGAACAACATTAGCAAATGGTCATCCTACTTGGCTATGCAATGCTCATTCTGCAGATAGTAAAGTATTCAGTCGCTCTCTGCTAGCAAAG AGTGCATCAATTCAG ACCGTGGTTTGCTTTCCATTTATGAGAGGTGTGATTGAGCTGGGTGTGACTGAGCAG gTTTTGGAGGACCCAAGTCTCATTAATCACATAAAAACATCATTCTTGGAGATCCCATACGCAGTAGCTGCCAAGAATTCTAGTGCAAGAAGTGACAAAGAGCTTGCATGTGCCACCTTCAATCGTGAAACACTTGACACCAAACCGATTCCAGTTATAGGATGTGGAGAACTAGACATAACTTCCCCTAACCGCAATTCAAATGATCAGCCGGCTGCAGATTTGATTATGGTTGAAGGGCTAAATGGAGGAGCTTCCCAAATGCAAAGTTTGCAGTTCATGGATGATGACCACAGTGTCCATCATTCCTTGAATTCTAGTGACTGCGTATCTCAAACCATTGTAGATCCTGTGAAGGTTGTTCCTATTTTGAAGAATGTGAAGGTAAATAACCAGAATCTTCTGGATGTTCAAGACTGCAATCACACGAAGCTGACTTCATTGGACCTTCAAAGCGAAGATTTTCATTATCAAAGTGTTCTCTCATGTCTCTTAAAGACCTCCAATCCATTGATTTTAGGACCCGATGTCCAGAATTGTCACCAGGAATCGAGCTTTGTCAGTTGGAAGAAAGCAGGATCGGTGCATACTCACAAATTGAAAAGTGGAACTCGACAAAAAGTACTAAAGAAGATACTACTTGAAGTTCCTCGGATGCATGTTGATGGCTTGCTTGACTCCCCAGAATATAATAGCAATAAAGTTGTAGTAGGGAGGCCAGAGGCTGATGAAAATGGTGCAAACCATGCATTATCTGAGAGGAAGCAAAGAGAAAAGCTGAATAAAAGGTTTATGATTCTGAAATCAATTGTCCCTTCAATCAGCAAG GTTGATAAAGTATCTATACTAGATGAGACCATCGAATACCTTCAAGAGCTTGAAAGAAAGGTTGAAGAGTTGGGATCTAACAGGGAGCTATTGGAGGTTCTTACCAAAAGAAAACCCCAAGATACAGTGGAGAGGACATCTGATAACTATGGCAGCAATAAGATTGGAAATGGAAAACATTCGTTGACAAATAAGAGGAAGGCTCCAGACATTGATGAAATGGAGCCAGATATCAACCATAATGTGTCAAAAGATGGTTCAGCTGAAAGTATAACTGTCAGCGTGAATAAAGAGGATGTTCTAATCGAGATCAAGTGTCGTTGGAGGGAGGGAATATTGCTGGAGATAATGGATGTAGCTAGTCATCTCCATTTAGATTCTCACTCGGTTCAATCATCTACCATGGACGGGTTCCTTTCTCTGACTATCAAATCAAAG CACAAGGGATTGAATGCTGCATCAATTGGCACAATCAAACAAGCCCTTCGAAGAGTTGCTGGGAAATGTTGA